A window from Solanum stenotomum isolate F172 chromosome 7, ASM1918654v1, whole genome shotgun sequence encodes these proteins:
- the LOC125871064 gene encoding probable indole-3-pyruvate monooxygenase YUCCA10: MTPKLSSSIFPCIYISLIFFFSQHHQIFFSILVMTTFDNHEPPIVIIVGGGPGGLATSACLNKLCISNLILEKEDCYSPMWKKYSYDRVHLHLAKQFCQLPYIPFPSTSPTYIPKKLFIQYLDDYVTHFNITPFYKRKVEFAKFDEFTKKWNVKVRNGNSDEMEEYFCNFLVVATGEASYPFTPDVPGLASFTGDAFHSTQYKNGEKYKGKNVLVVGCGNSGMEIALDLANNGANTSIIVRSPMHLISREMGYLGLMLLKYKVAYTVVDTIVVMLSKLMYGDISKYYGVKRPEEGPFACKIKYGKYPVFDVGTYRKIKSGEIQVLPAMKSIRGNDVVLENGKIHQFDGIVFATGFKRTTHNWLQGDDYLLNEDGLPKSEFPQHWKGKNGLYCVGLSRRGLYGIAFDAQNIATHINSLLSK, encoded by the exons atgACTCCAAAGTTGTCCTCTAGTATATttccatgtatatatatatccctcatcttttttttctctcaacaccatcaaattttcttctcaattttagTCATGACAACATTTGATAATCATGAACCTCCTATAGTTATCATTGTTGGTGGTGGGCCTGGTGGTCTTGCTACATCTGCATGtctaaataaattatgtatatcaaatctcatcCTTGAAAAAGAAGATTGCTACTCTCCTATGtggaaaaaatattcttatgaTAGAGTTCATCTTCATTTAGCTAAACAATTTTGTCAACTTCCTTATATTCCTTTTCCTTCTACTTCACCTACTTATATACCAAAAAAACTATTCATTCAATACTTGGATGACTATGTTACTCATTTTAATATCACCCCTTTTTACAAAAGAAAAGTTGAATTTGCtaaatttgatgaatttacTAAAAAATGGAATGTTAAGGTTAGAAATGGTAATTCTGATGAAATGGAAgagtatttttgtaattttcttgtTGTAGCTACTGGTGAAGCTAGTTACCCTTTTACCCCTGATGTCCCTGGATTGGCAAGTTTCACTGGAGATGCTTTTCATTCTACTCAATACAAAAATGGTGAGAAgtataagggtaaaaatgtccTAGTTGTTGGTTGTGGAAATTCAGGCATGGAAATTGCACTTGATCTTGCTAATAATGGTGCTAATACTTCCATCATTGTTCGAAGCCCG ATGCACTTGATATCAAGAGAAATGGGATATTTGGGGTTGATGCTGTTGAAGTACAAAGTTGCATATACAGTGGTGGATACTATAGTGGTGATGTTAAGTAAGTTAATGTATGGAGATATAAGCAAGTATTATGGTGTGAAAAGGCCAGAAGAAGGACCATTTGCTTGTAAAATAAAGTATGGGAAGTACCCTGTTTTTGATGTGGGGACTTATCGAAAGATCAAGTCTGGTGAAATTCAG GTGTTACCTGCAATGAAAAGCATAAGAGGAAATGATGTTGTGTTGGAAAATGGTaaaattcatcaatttgatGGTATTGTTTTTGCTACTGGGTTTAAGAGAACTACTCACAATTGGCTTCAG GGAGATGATTATCTGTTGAATGAAGATGGATTACCAAAGTCAGAATTTCCACAGCATTGGAAGGGGAAGAATGGACTCTATTGTGTGGGGTTATCAAGAAGAGGACTTTATGGGATTGCATTTGATGCCCAAAACATAGCCACACATATCAACTCTCTGCTctctaaataa